The Rubrobacter tropicus nucleotide sequence CAGCAAGTTGGGTGGCGTGCCCATGCGTTTGACGAGCACCATGCCGACGGCCAGGCTGACCGAAGCTACCAGCGCGAGCACCGCGCCCGAGATGCCGAAGGCGTCCGGCCCGGTCAGCGCCGGGGCGGCGATCAGCGCGGCACCGGTCAGCCCGAGCGCGAGGGCGACCGCCTTGTCGCGGGTTAGCGGCTCTCTCAGAAACAACCCGGCCAGCCCGATGACGAGCAAGGGCTGCAGGTTGCCCAGCAAGGAGGCGATCCCGACGCCCGTCCGGCCTGGACTCAGGAACATCGCGCCGAAGGCAAGGGTGGTCGCGGTGAGAGCCAGGGTGAGCAGTAAAGGCCACTCTCGGCGGGCGGGGAACAACTGCTGGCGCAGGATGATCATAAGTCCGAAGAGGGCCAGGCCCGCGATCAACGCCCTCAGGCCGCCAAACCACAGCGGCGGCGCGAACGGCAAGCCGGCCTTGACCGCGGCATAGCAGGTGGCGTAGATCGCGCTCAACACCGCCACTATCAGGATTCTCATCCGGACGACCGCCGTCCCTTACGTTGTCCCGGGCGATGCAGGCCGCGATCTCGACCCGAGGACACCCGGCAAAGCCTGCAAACAACACCGTCTTCCGTCTTTCGCCGAGCAACCAGCGACGAGCGTGCGACCGCTATTTCGGTATCTCTGCGCCGCTCTTGGCCGCTACGCTGATCAGACAGACGGCGTCGCTGAGGGCTTCGACGGCGTGGCGTACGCCGGGGTCGCAGGCAATAAGAGTCTCCGGCCCGGCTTCGACCACCTCGCCCGCCGCCGAGAAGCGGACGCTGCCCTCGCGCACGCCGAGGGAGTTGGCCCCGGGGGCGGCGTGCTCTTCGAGCCTGTCTCCCGCCCTCATGACCATCAGCACCACGTTCATTCCCTCCCCTTGCGCAGGGTGATCGCGTTGCGACGACCCTCGGTAAAGGCGCGCTCCCC carries:
- a CDS encoding DMT family transporter, with amino-acid sequence MRILIVAVLSAIYATCYAAVKAGLPFAPPLWFGGLRALIAGLALFGLMIILRQQLFPARREWPLLLTLALTATTLAFGAMFLSPGRTGVGIASLLGNLQPLLVIGLAGLFLREPLTRDKAVALALGLTGAALIAAPALTGPDAFGISGAVLALVASVSLAVGMVLVKRMGTPPNLLILTAWQSTIGSLPLLAISALVERDAAVDWTVEFVGLLLFLALVGTSLTTVVWYWLLQRGDVGRLVLFLFLVPIFGLGVGTFLFGETLGLLSVIGVVVTVSGIAFVARPGETSHWSPRKLGE
- a CDS encoding cupin domain-containing protein; translation: MVLMVMRAGDRLEEHAAPGANSLGVREGSVRFSAAGEVVEAGPETLIACDPGVRHAVEALSDAVCLISVAAKSGAEIPK